A single Drechmeria coniospora strain ARSEF 6962 chromosome 03, whole genome shotgun sequence DNA region contains:
- a CDS encoding cation diffusion facilitator 10 — MTPPSPRGRPVRRPSLLSLDDCHHHYPLGTRTGTLASLIRSRSQQSITGSWPPQPPRQQPVEDEESAAWPRHDEDDIERLLRDETRLSQILLGPQIRSMNLIGKSNPRYRWERYWKQDEALGTMKKPLREYYRRTNELIQQYMYIDCLLDSSIPHDLLNEYSAELEASAFRPVDVPATISEEPSAAQSLAPSLEQNHLGTYGTIVPKTNGIVAKPPLPQKRTPKDIFRSSETLPLLQHADDEVLTPTQMPPVGEPGPRPHLPWLEDADVDHDDPVVTLAIWINLIANVILLAGKLVVIISVPSMSVLASLVDATLDFLSTAIVWTTTRLISSGQKDQHRYPVGRRRLEPVGVLVFSVTMVTSFVQVGLQCVQRLASPDHEILELGLPAIIIMLTTVIIKGGCWIWCRLVRNSSVRALAEDAKTDVIFNIGSILFPIVGFYGKIWWLDATGGLLLSLVVIATWSQTSAHHVRNLTGFSAQPDERNLLLYLTMRFATAIRQIQNLRAYHAGDKLFVEVDIVLSAITPLKDSHDLSEVLTYFLESVPIVDRAFVHVDYASYNAPTHMLKQSTS; from the exons ATGACTCCCCCGAGCCCGAGAGGCCGCCCCGTccggcggccgtcgctgCTTTCTCTCGACGACTGCCACCACCACTATCCCTTGGGGACTCGGACCGGCACTCTGGCCTCTCTCATCCGGAGCCGCTCCCAGCAGAGCATAACCGGCTCATGGCCGCCGCAGCCCCCTCGTCAGCAGCCTGTGGAGGATGAGGAATCGGCTGCTTGGCCGCGacatgacgaggacgacatcGAGAGGCTGCTGagggacgagacgagactGAGTCAGATTCTTCTGGGCCCTCAGATCAGGAGCATGAATCTTATCGGCAAGAGCAATCCGCGATATCGCTGGGAGCGCTACTGGAAGCAGGATGAGGCGCTTGGCACAATGAAGAAGCCCCT TCGCGAGTACTACAGACGAACCAACGAGCTCATCcagcagtacatgtacatagaCTGTCTGCTAGACTCGTCCATCCCCCACGACCTGCTCAACGAGTACTCTGCCGAGTTGGAAGCATCAGCCTTTCGGCCCGTTGATGTTCCTGCGACCATCAGCGAGGAGCCCAGCGCGGCTCAGTCCCTCGCGCCTTCACTCGAACAAAACCACCTTGGCACATACGGCACCATCGTCCCGAAGACaaacggcatcgtcgccaagcCGCCCCTGCCACAGAAGCGAACACCTAAAGATATATTCCGCTCATCCGAGACCCTGCCTCTACTGCAGCATGCTGATGACGAAGTCCTCACGCCCACTCAAATGCCTCCGGTTGGAGAGCCTGGGCCTCGCCCCCACTTGCCCTggctcgaggatgccgatgtTGACCACGACGACCCAGTTGTGACGCTAGCCATCTGGATCAACCTCATCGCCAATGTGATACTGTTAGCTGGAAAGCTTGTCGTTATCATATCCGTACCCTCCATGTCCGTCCTCGCCAGTCTTGTCGATGCGACCCTCGACTTCCTCAGCACCGCCATCGTCTGGACGACAACCCGGCTCATCTCTTCTGGGCAAAAGGACCAGCATCGCTACCCGgtgggccgtcgtcg ATTGGAGCCCGTGGGTGTCCTGGTCTTCTCCGTCACCATGGTTACTTCCTTCGTCCAAGTCGGTCTCCAGTGTGTGCAGCGCCTGGCAAGTCCGGACCACGAAATCTTGGAACTTGGTCTTCCCGCAATCATCATCATGCTCACCACTGTCATCATCAAGGGAGGTTGCTGGATCTGGTGCCGGCTGGTCAGAAACTCCAGCGTCCGCGCCTT ggccgaggacgccaagACAGATGTCATCTTCAATATCGGGTCGATTTTGTTCCCCATTG TCGGCTTCTACGGCAAAATCTGGTGGCTCGACGCGACCGGCGGCCTGCTTCTTTctctcgtcgtcatcgccacctGGAGCCAGACCTCGGCTCACCATGTCCGCAACCTGACGGGTTTCTCCGCCCAGCCGGACGAGCGAAACCTGCTGCTTTATCTGACAATGCGCTTTGCCACGGCCATCCGCCAGATTCAGAACCTACGGGCCTACCACGCCGGCGATAAGCTTTTCGTCGAAGTCGACATTGTGCTGTCCGCCATTACGCCGCTCAAGGACAGCCACGACTTGAGCGAAGTCCTCACGTACTTCCTCGAATCCGTACCGATCGTAGATCGTGCGTTTGTCCATGTCGACTACGCCAGTTACAACGCCCCAACGCACATGCTGAAACAATCAACCTCGTAG
- a CDS encoding 6,7-dimethyl-8-ribityllumazine synthase gives MSLKGPTPQQHDGSGLRIGIVHARWNSTIIEPLVQGAKAKLLSCGVEDSNIVVQSCPGSWELPLAVQRLFSASQIQSTSTTSGPSATDLLASSASDLASLPSGNTASSGAFDAIIAIGVLIKGETMHFEYIADATSHGLMRIQLDTGVPVIFGVLTVLNDDQAKARAGIDGKGHNHGEDWGLAAVEMGVKRKEWAAGRIEG, from the exons ATGTCTCTCAAAGGCCCAACCCCCCAGCAGCATGACGGCTCCGGCCTgcgcatcggcatcgtccatgCGCGCTGGAACTCGACCATCATCGAGCCCCTCGTCCAGGGCGCAAAGGCGAAGCTGCTCTCttgcggcgtcgaggactcGAACATTGTCGTCCAGTCCTGCCCTGGTTCGTGGGAGCTGCCGCTCGCTGTGCAGCG cctcttctcggcctcgcagATCCAGtccacctccaccaccaGTGGGCCTTCCGCCACCGacctcctcgcctcctcggcctccgaCCTTGCCTCTCTTCCCAGCGGAAACACTGCCTCGTCCGGTGCCTTTGATGCCATCATCGCGATAGGCGTCCTGATCAAGGGCGAGACGATGCACTTCGAGTACATTGCCGACGCCACCTCGCACGGCCTCATGCGCATTCAGCTCGACACGGGCGTGCCCGTCATCTTTGGCGTCTTGACCGTCCTCAACGACGACCAGGCCAAGGCTCGCGCCGGCATCGATGGAAAGGGGCACAACCACGGTGAGGACTGGGGCCTCGCAGCCGTCGAGATGGGCGTCAAAAGGAAGGAGTGGGCCGCTGGCCGGATCGAGGGTTGA